One region of Gaiellales bacterium genomic DNA includes:
- a CDS encoding site-2 protease family protein, with the protein MRQVIPFGRIAGIPIGASWTWLPVLLLVILNYANDVFPASNPGLSDSTYLVMAVALALLFFAGLLLHELGHAFVARRNGMQIEGITLWLFGGVARIVGEFAAPGVEFRVAVAGPVVTLCIGLAFAAATLLLSLPSAVDGVVSMVAIANLFLLAFNLIPAYPLDGGRILHAVLWRFQRDRGAATRLSAGIGRGFGLVMTGLGVAAILLGGDVRYGWIAVMGLFLLMAATGERRGEQVRSLLDGLTVADVIERDPVCVLPTLTLSEFVDAVVWAQRYTTYPVYDGERVIGMLPFRSVAAVPRSEWDEKRVAEVMTPLSGVVLLDEEQSLTEAAGRLSGNPLQRGLVLDGDRLVGLVSISDIARAFERRARAL; encoded by the coding sequence ATGCGCCAGGTCATCCCATTCGGCCGGATCGCCGGCATCCCGATCGGCGCGAGCTGGACGTGGCTGCCCGTCCTGCTGCTCGTCATCCTCAATTACGCGAACGACGTCTTCCCGGCCAGCAACCCCGGGCTTTCGGACTCCACGTACCTCGTCATGGCGGTGGCGCTTGCCCTGCTGTTCTTCGCCGGCCTGCTGCTGCACGAACTCGGACACGCGTTCGTCGCCCGTCGCAACGGCATGCAGATCGAGGGCATCACGCTCTGGCTGTTCGGCGGCGTGGCGCGGATCGTGGGCGAGTTCGCGGCTCCGGGAGTCGAGTTCCGGGTGGCGGTGGCCGGGCCGGTGGTGACGCTCTGCATCGGCCTGGCCTTCGCCGCGGCCACGCTGCTGCTGTCGCTCCCCTCGGCGGTCGACGGCGTCGTCTCGATGGTCGCCATCGCGAACCTCTTCCTGCTCGCCTTCAACCTGATCCCCGCCTATCCGCTCGACGGCGGCCGGATCCTGCACGCGGTGCTGTGGCGCTTCCAGCGGGACCGCGGCGCTGCCACGCGCCTGTCGGCCGGCATCGGCCGCGGGTTCGGCCTGGTGATGACCGGGCTCGGTGTCGCAGCCATCCTGCTCGGCGGCGACGTCCGGTACGGCTGGATCGCGGTGATGGGCCTGTTCCTGCTGATGGCGGCCACCGGCGAGCGCCGCGGCGAGCAGGTTCGGTCCCTGCTCGACGGCCTCACGGTCGCGGACGTGATCGAGCGCGACCCGGTCTGCGTGCTGCCCACCCTGACGCTGTCGGAGTTCGTGGACGCGGTCGTCTGGGCCCAGCGGTACACGACCTATCCGGTGTACGACGGCGAGCGGGTGATCGGAATGCTGCCGTTTCGGAGCGTCGCCGCCGTGCCGCGGAGCGAGTGGGACGAGAAGCGGGTCGCCGAGGTGATGACGCCGCTGTCGGGCGTCGTCCTGCTGGACGAGGAGCAGTCGCTGACCGAGGCCGCCGGCCGCCTGTCAGGCAACCCATTGCAGCGGGGGCTGGTGCTCGACGGCGACCGCCTGGTCGGCCTCGTCTCGATCTCCGACATCGCCCGCGCGTTCGAGCGGCGGGCACGGGCGCTCTGA
- the glmS gene encoding glutamine--fructose-6-phosphate transaminase (isomerizing), which translates to MCGIVGYVGDRQCKELLLTGLERLEYRGYDSAGIALINGSIDITRRVGRVEALREAVGTSSHPATLGLAHTRWATHGGVTESNAHPIEACEGSGVTAVHNGIIENYVQLRETLLTRGHRFHTDTDSEVISHLVEEHYDGDLVEAVRLAYLELHGHFAFAVVHRDHPHEILAARRQCPLVVGVGDGETFMASAIPAFMSETRRVQYVLDDEIVVARPEGATFLTADGDVIERPVEYVDWDEEAAEKQGYETFMLKEIHEQPDAIAETIGERLYHGELQLDGLNLSEEQIRGLSRVVILACGTAYHAGLIGRYLLEEWARIPSESDIASEWRYRRPVIDENTLVIAVSQSGETIDTIAAMKEGRDRGAHVLAITNVMGSQATRDADSVLYTRAGLEIGVAASKTFTSQVVLMYLLALKLGMVRGTIDATRADVLLQQVRSLPDLAQQTLDRGDLVEPIAERFWQNEFFLYLGRNIGLPIALEGALKLKEISYIPTDAYAAGEMKHGPIALLDDRTPVVVIATDNDVYEKVVSNIQEVRARGAHVIAVATEGNVQIQEFAEHVLYLPRTEPELQAALAILPLQQLAYAIARRRGLDIDKPRNLAKTVTVE; encoded by the coding sequence ATGTGCGGAATCGTCGGATACGTTGGTGATCGCCAGTGCAAGGAGCTGCTGCTCACGGGTCTCGAGCGGCTCGAGTACCGCGGCTATGACTCGGCGGGGATCGCGCTGATCAACGGCAGCATCGACATCACCCGGCGCGTCGGCCGCGTCGAGGCGCTGCGCGAGGCGGTCGGCACGTCGAGCCACCCGGCCACGCTGGGACTGGCGCACACCCGCTGGGCCACGCACGGTGGCGTCACCGAGTCGAATGCGCACCCGATCGAGGCGTGCGAGGGCTCCGGTGTGACGGCCGTCCACAACGGCATCATCGAGAACTACGTCCAGCTCCGCGAGACGCTGCTCACACGCGGGCACCGGTTTCACACCGACACCGACAGCGAGGTCATCAGCCATCTGGTGGAGGAGCACTACGACGGCGACCTGGTCGAGGCCGTGCGGCTGGCGTACCTGGAGCTGCACGGCCACTTCGCGTTCGCGGTCGTGCACCGCGACCACCCGCACGAGATCCTGGCGGCGCGGCGCCAGTGCCCGCTCGTTGTCGGCGTGGGCGACGGCGAGACGTTCATGGCGTCGGCGATTCCCGCCTTCATGAGCGAGACACGGCGCGTCCAGTACGTGCTCGACGACGAGATCGTGGTCGCCCGACCCGAGGGTGCGACCTTCCTGACGGCGGACGGCGACGTGATCGAGCGGCCGGTCGAGTACGTCGACTGGGACGAGGAGGCGGCCGAGAAACAGGGCTACGAGACATTCATGCTCAAGGAGATCCATGAGCAGCCCGACGCGATCGCCGAGACCATCGGCGAGCGGTTGTACCACGGCGAGCTGCAGCTAGACGGGTTGAACCTCAGCGAGGAGCAGATCCGCGGCCTGTCGCGTGTCGTCATCCTGGCCTGCGGCACGGCGTACCACGCCGGGCTGATCGGGCGCTACCTGCTCGAGGAGTGGGCGCGCATCCCGAGCGAGTCGGACATTGCGAGCGAATGGCGCTACCGCCGGCCCGTGATCGACGAGAACACCCTGGTGATCGCGGTCTCCCAGTCCGGTGAGACGATCGACACGATCGCCGCCATGAAGGAGGGACGCGACCGCGGCGCGCACGTGCTGGCGATCACGAACGTGATGGGCAGCCAGGCGACGCGGGACGCCGACTCCGTGCTCTACACCCGAGCGGGCCTCGAGATCGGCGTGGCCGCGTCCAAGACGTTCACCAGCCAGGTGGTGCTGATGTACCTGCTGGCGCTGAAGCTTGGCATGGTGCGCGGGACGATCGACGCGACGCGGGCCGACGTGCTGCTGCAGCAGGTGCGCTCACTGCCCGACCTGGCGCAGCAGACGCTCGATCGCGGTGATCTGGTGGAGCCGATCGCCGAGCGGTTCTGGCAGAACGAGTTCTTCCTCTACCTGGGACGCAACATCGGCCTGCCGATCGCGCTCGAGGGCGCTCTCAAGCTCAAGGAGATCAGCTACATCCCCACCGACGCCTATGCGGCGGGCGAGATGAAGCACGGGCCGATCGCGCTGCTCGACGACCGCACCCCGGTGGTGGTGATCGCCACCGACAACGACGTGTACGAGAAGGTGGTCTCCAACATCCAGGAGGTGCGCGCCCGCGGCGCACACGTGATCGCCGTCGCCACCGAAGGCAACGTCCAGATCCAGGAGTTCGCCGAGCACGTGCTCTATCTGCCTCGCACGGAGCCCGAGCTGCAGGCCGCACTCGCCATCCTGCCGCTGCAGCAGCTGGCCTACGCCATCGCCAGGCGGCGCGGGCTGGACATCGACAAGCCGCGGAACCTGGCAAAGACAGTCACCGTCGAGTAG
- a CDS encoding YrdB family protein, which produces MALRAAVLTIRFVCELGALAAVAFWGYHTAGGAAGVALGVLCAGVLAAVWGTFLAPKRRIDLPPPGRLAIELAVWALATAGLWSAGRPGLAAVLLVAAVVTGGLNAAMQSRRPTRR; this is translated from the coding sequence GTGGCGCTCCGCGCAGCCGTCCTCACGATCCGGTTCGTCTGCGAGCTGGGCGCTCTGGCGGCGGTGGCGTTCTGGGGGTACCACACGGCGGGCGGCGCGGCCGGTGTCGCGCTCGGCGTGCTCTGCGCCGGCGTCCTCGCGGCCGTCTGGGGGACGTTCCTCGCGCCGAAGCGGCGGATCGACCTGCCCCCGCCGGGGCGGCTGGCGATCGAGCTCGCCGTCTGGGCGCTGGCCACAGCCGGCCTGTGGTCGGCGGGCCGGCCGGGTCTGGCGGCGGTGCTGCTCGTCGCCGCCGTGGTCACCGGCGGGCTGAACGCCGCGATGCAGTCCCGCCGACCTACTCGACGGTGA
- a CDS encoding GNAT family N-acetyltransferase, with protein MRTAGHLTPGAWLRDLAESPPAPEPPAGSGSRRIFERRYQIEIGPEPDPDMNIVSRLRLAGHDLAAAVDDAREAFRAAGRTAATWEVGSGATPGGLVEQLQGLGMSPHEPASMLALACTVEPARSTPDIETEPVETDAQFGEVRAIFEEGDGWKPGDEWLRGPGFVTRYLGRIDGRAVATADITWLDDDRAVFLGGALTLPEFRGRGAYRALVRRRWEEAAARGRDVLVTQSEPMSQPILLRLGFEVVGEIAVLVDRFP; from the coding sequence GTGCGAACGGCTGGACATCTGACGCCCGGCGCCTGGCTGCGAGACCTGGCGGAGTCGCCTCCCGCTCCCGAGCCGCCGGCCGGATCCGGCTCCCGCCGCATTTTCGAGCGGCGCTACCAGATCGAGATCGGGCCGGAGCCCGACCCGGACATGAACATCGTCTCCCGCCTGCGGCTCGCGGGGCACGACCTCGCCGCCGCGGTGGACGATGCCCGCGAGGCGTTCCGCGCGGCCGGGCGCACCGCGGCGACGTGGGAGGTCGGCAGCGGCGCGACGCCCGGCGGCCTCGTGGAGCAGCTGCAGGGGTTGGGCATGTCGCCGCACGAGCCCGCCTCCATGCTGGCGCTGGCCTGCACGGTCGAGCCGGCGAGGTCCACGCCGGACATCGAGACGGAGCCGGTCGAGACGGACGCGCAGTTCGGCGAGGTGCGGGCGATCTTCGAGGAGGGAGACGGGTGGAAGCCGGGTGATGAGTGGCTCCGCGGGCCGGGGTTCGTGACCCGGTATCTCGGCCGCATCGACGGGCGCGCCGTGGCGACCGCGGACATCACGTGGCTCGACGACGACCGCGCGGTCTTCCTCGGCGGTGCCTTGACCCTGCCCGAGTTCCGCGGCCGAGGCGCCTATCGGGCACTCGTCCGGCGGCGCTGGGAGGAGGCCGCCGCGCGGGGGCGGGACGTGCTCGTCACGCAGTCCGAGCCGATGTCCCAGCCGATCCTGCTGCGCCTCGGCTTCGAGGTGGTCGGCGAGATCGCCGTGCTCGTGGACAGGTTCCCGTGA
- a CDS encoding MBL fold metallo-hydrolase: MSRARQLSPSATWWPSVLWQTTTLEVVRDGERLLVDPGIAPWEVSEAARDGAAHVLITHADWDHVMGIGLLPEATVWAGAGASQRIRTGEARASVESQARVYGVPLEGLDGLRADRALPAEQGTFQLGPWTAECHSTSGHTPDGITTWLPDEGLLIVGDYLSEQEVPFIYDSAWSYRETLQTLIGLLERHRPEHVVVGHGSPHTAARAAEIASEDLEYVERLIAHAEAGRSAEDDVPYPQRGGASDPAEHRANVVRTCERLDI, encoded by the coding sequence ATGTCGCGCGCCCGTCAGCTCAGCCCGTCGGCCACCTGGTGGCCGAGCGTCCTATGGCAGACCACGACGCTCGAGGTCGTCCGCGACGGGGAGCGGTTGCTGGTGGACCCGGGCATCGCCCCGTGGGAGGTCTCGGAGGCAGCGCGGGACGGTGCAGCGCACGTGCTGATCACGCACGCCGACTGGGACCACGTGATGGGCATCGGGCTGCTGCCCGAGGCGACGGTATGGGCCGGCGCGGGAGCATCGCAGCGGATCCGCACCGGCGAGGCGCGCGCGTCGGTCGAGAGCCAGGCGCGCGTCTACGGCGTCCCGCTCGAGGGGCTCGACGGCCTGCGCGCCGACCGGGCGCTGCCGGCCGAGCAGGGAACGTTCCAGCTCGGGCCGTGGACGGCAGAGTGCCACTCGACGTCAGGCCACACACCCGACGGCATCACGACATGGCTGCCCGACGAGGGGCTGCTGATCGTGGGCGACTACCTGTCGGAGCAGGAGGTGCCGTTCATCTACGACTCCGCATGGAGCTACCGGGAGACGTTGCAGACGCTGATCGGCCTGCTCGAGCGCCACCGACCGGAGCACGTCGTCGTCGGGCACGGCAGCCCGCACACCGCCGCGCGCGCGGCCGAGATCGCGAGCGAGGATCTCGAGTACGTCGAGCGGCTGATCGCCCACGCGGAGGCCGGCCGCAGCGCCGAGGACGACGTCCCGTATCCGCAGCGCGGGGGTGCGAGCGACCCGGCCGAACACCGCGCAAACGTCGTGCGCACGTGCGAACGGCTGGACATCTGA
- a CDS encoding cyclic nucleotide-binding domain-containing protein → MDAAKLTQIPLFEGLSQRDLERLGPMIDEVDVRADRPLAVEDTLGHEFFVLLEGTCKVLIGDETIAELRAGDFFGEMALLDRERRTASVVATTPARVAVMTRSAFRDMSTRYPEVGARLRAAIDERSARSAG, encoded by the coding sequence ATGGACGCCGCGAAGCTGACGCAGATCCCCCTGTTCGAGGGGCTGTCGCAGAGAGACCTGGAACGTCTCGGGCCGATGATCGATGAGGTCGACGTCCGCGCCGACAGGCCGCTGGCAGTGGAGGACACGCTGGGGCACGAGTTCTTCGTCCTGCTCGAGGGGACGTGCAAGGTGCTGATCGGAGACGAGACGATCGCCGAGCTGCGGGCCGGCGACTTCTTCGGCGAGATGGCGCTGCTCGACCGCGAGCGCCGGACGGCATCGGTGGTGGCGACGACGCCCGCGCGCGTCGCGGTGATGACGCGGTCGGCATTCCGTGACATGTCCACGCGGTACCCGGAGGTCGGCGCGCGCCTGCGGGCGGCGATCGACGAGCGGTCGGCGCGCTCGGCCGGCTGA
- a CDS encoding cyclic nucleotide-binding domain-containing protein, whose amino-acid sequence MDASELRGLALFAGLTDQQLQQVAGWGDEIEVDINHHLIRRDGYGHEFFVILDGTAEAMDGDIHLADLAKGDFFGEISLLDHDRRTASVRATTPMRLMVMPEQHFRSMLHGMPQVAERVQVKVDERREASEFSKG is encoded by the coding sequence ATGGACGCCAGCGAACTCCGCGGCCTCGCGCTCTTTGCCGGCCTGACCGACCAGCAGCTGCAGCAGGTGGCGGGGTGGGGGGACGAGATCGAGGTGGACATCAACCACCACCTGATCCGCCGCGACGGGTACGGGCACGAGTTCTTCGTGATCCTCGACGGCACGGCGGAGGCGATGGACGGCGACATCCATCTCGCCGACCTGGCGAAGGGCGACTTCTTCGGCGAGATCTCGCTGCTCGACCACGACAGGCGCACGGCCTCGGTGCGGGCGACCACGCCGATGCGGCTGATGGTGATGCCCGAGCAGCACTTCCGCTCGATGCTCCACGGCATGCCGCAGGTCGCCGAGCGCGTGCAGGTCAAGGTGGACGAGCGCCGGGAGGCGAGCGAGTTCAGCAAGGGCTGA